A portion of the Magnolia sinica isolate HGM2019 chromosome 17, MsV1, whole genome shotgun sequence genome contains these proteins:
- the LOC131231363 gene encoding glutaredoxin-C1-like codes for MDRVMGLAGQNALVIFSNSSCCMCHSIKRLFGELGAHATVYELDQDSRGKETEKALVRLLGRSSPLPAVFIGGKLVGSSNEVMSLHLKADPTRASKSHLIMLLKEARAIWL; via the coding sequence ATGGACCGGGTGATGGGATTGGCGGGCCAGAACGCGTTGGTGATCTTCAGCAACAGCTCATGTTGCATGTGCCACTCCATCAAAAGGCTCTTCGGTGAGCTTGGTGCCCATGCAACTGTTTATGAGCTGGACCAGGACTCCAGGGGAAAAGAAACAGAGAAGGCATTGGTCAGGCTACTAGGTCGTAGCTCACCTCTACCAGCTGTGTTCATTGGCGGTAAGCTGGTAGGTTCTTCCAACGAGGTGATGTCTCTTCACCTCAAGGCCGACCCCACTCGAGCAAGCAAGAGCCATCTGATAATGCTGCTCAAAGAAGCAAGAGCCATCTGGCTCTAG